The window GCAGCCCTTTAAGTCCAGATTCTGTTTCTTATTATCGTTTTGTATTTTATCCTGATGAAAAACCAGCGGTGAGATATGAAATAAAATTTGGTTCAATGGCAACTTCGACGTGGGACTCATTAGATACTTCAGGTAATAACCCCACCTCGACTTACTTAATTGATAATTATGAAAAAACCATTGAGCGTGGATATTTGCCAACCTCAATTGCATCTTCTTCGGGTTCGCTTAAAACTTTTGGTACGACTCGTGAAGGGTCAATTACTTTTCAGGTTATTAATGGAGCTTGTTATTATTCCTGGCAGGTTTATTCCACTCCAGCAGATAAAAGTTATGTTTTTGTAAATTTACAAAATAATTTAACCTCAAGTTTAGTTTTTAATACTGGTTCGTGTAAGCCATCTATTCAATAAAATAATAATTGGATTTAAATAATGTTAAAAAGCATTGAAAAAAAACAAAATTCTGGCTTCGGGATATTAGAGGCGATTATTGCTTCTGGCATTATTGCTCTTTTTTCAGCTGGGGTAGTAATTTTAGGAAATATTTCCCTTAGATCGGTAGTTATTAATAAACACAAATTGCAGGCTTCATATTTGGCTCAAGAAGCGGTTGAGGGTTTAAGAGTGATGCGCGACACAGCCTGGATTGATGAAAAACCGACGACTTCTTGGAAAGAATATATCACCAAAAGCTGTTCATTGATAGGTGGTGTTTATACTTGTTTAGGTTCAATTTCTTGCACTAATGGTGAGTGTGGGGTATTTTATTCACCAGCATATCAGCGTTGGCATCTAAACCCGACTAATATTTATTATTGTAGTGATTTGACTACTTCGGCGAGTGCGTCAGGTTGTGCAGGAGGAGCAATTTATACTCAAAAAATTACAATTCGTCCTGGAGTGGCGCCAAATGATAAAACAGCGGATGTGATTGTGGATATTTCATGGAAAGATTATGATAAAACCAGAAGCGTGGTTATAAATACAATATTAACCGATTGGATGAGTTATTAATGAAAAAAAATAAATTAAAATCTGGATTTACTTTAATTGAAATTTTAATTGCCTCCTATATTTTTGTGGTGGTGATGGTGGCAGCGACGGTTATTTTTAGCTCTTCGGTTGGTGCCAAGATGAAAGCCCAAGTATATTGGGAAAACCAGCAAGAGGCTCGTTTTGCGATGGAGAAAATTACCCGAGCCACCAAAGATTCAACCATAAAAAGTTTTGCAGTTGAAAGTGGCCCAAAATTAATACTTTGTTCAGATTATTATAGTTCTTGTTCTTCTGCTTCGGCTTCGGGCGGCAAAGCCTTCCAATTTTGGTATGACATAAATGCCAAAGCGATTTATATGCAAAAAGGAGGATCGACGGCAATTCGTTTAACTTCAAGTAATGTAGAAGTAAGTAATGTGAGCTTTTCCCCAAGTAACCCCGCGACAACCCCCCAAAACGATGAAAATAAAACTGTGCAAAGATTCGTGACCGTTTCTTTTACAGTTAAAAATGCTCCGGGAATAAAAAGAGTCAGTTCTGATACTTTGACGCTTAAAACCACAATGGCTCTGAGATATTATTATAAATATAAATATTAATTATTTTAATTTATGAA is drawn from Patescibacteria group bacterium and contains these coding sequences:
- a CDS encoding prepilin-type N-terminal cleavage/methylation domain-containing protein; this translates as MTKKQKYSLKPNTTILNGGFSLAELLVTMAIIMILMTLFIPSYRRFSQRNDLSSSVQLMKEAVLRAQSLAYGPESSPLSPDSVSYYRFVFYPDEKPAVRYEIKFGSMATSTWDSLDTSGNNPTSTYLIDNYEKTIERGYLPTSIASSSGSLKTFGTTREGSITFQVINGACYYSWQVYSTPADKSYVFVNLQNNLTSSLVFNTGSCKPSIQ
- a CDS encoding prepilin-type N-terminal cleavage/methylation domain-containing protein yields the protein MKKNKLKSGFTLIEILIASYIFVVVMVAATVIFSSSVGAKMKAQVYWENQQEARFAMEKITRATKDSTIKSFAVESGPKLILCSDYYSSCSSASASGGKAFQFWYDINAKAIYMQKGGSTAIRLTSSNVEVSNVSFSPSNPATTPQNDENKTVQRFVTVSFTVKNAPGIKRVSSDTLTLKTTMALRYYYKYKY